The window AATGTTATATAATGCACTGACCAGCATCGCAATGATGCTGGGAATGGCAAAACGCGCCAGCAGACGCTCAATTTTCTCAGTGCCCAGTGGATTTTGTTTGACTTGTTCCATCTTCGTCCTCCCCGATTTGTCCGATCATATCATTTGCCTTTTCGATCATCTGCGGCAACTCTTGCAGCACCCACTCCATTTGCTGTTTGGTCCAGGTTTCGGTGAGATTTCCCCACCAAACGGTGACCGCCTGCCGAATCTTGGGCACGAGCTCGCGCGCTTTTTCGCTTAAAAATAACTGGTAGGTGCGGCCGTTGCCCTTTTCCCGGCAAACATAGCCCTGCTCCTCCAGTTTTTTCATCACACGGGTCGCGAGCGCTTCGTCAATCACCATATTGCGGCACATCTGCTTTTGACTGCACCCCTCGTTCCGGCTCAGATACAACAAAAATTTATAGCTGGAATATCCCAAGCCATAGGGTGATAAAACATGGTTGATATACTTTTGTTCCTGCCGGTACAAGATGGAAATGTACTTGGCAAGAATCCCGGTCTGCATAAATACCCCTCTTTCTTTTTTCTTATAGCGTAAACCATATTTTATTGACTTGTCAAGTATTTGTGTTAAAAAAAATTTACACCCAGCCCATCGGCCAGGTGCAAATTTTCCTCTCAGCATTTCCATACGATCTCGATTGTGTGGTCCCCCACATGCAGACTCTCGGCAGCGGCGCAGAACAATTCCCGCTTTTCACGCACCGACAATGCCTCCCATCGGACTTGCAGCCGCTCCTTTTCCTGCTGTCGGGCAGTTTGTGCCTGTTCGATGGCACGTGTCAGCTGTGCGGC of the Intestinibacillus sp. Marseille-P6563 genome contains:
- a CDS encoding MarR family winged helix-turn-helix transcriptional regulator is translated as MQTGILAKYISILYRQEQKYINHVLSPYGLGYSSYKFLLYLSRNEGCSQKQMCRNMVIDEALATRVMKKLEEQGYVCREKGNGRTYQLFLSEKARELVPKIRQAVTVWWGNLTETWTKQQMEWVLQELPQMIEKANDMIGQIGEDEDGTSQTKSTGH